A region of Bacteroidota bacterium DNA encodes the following proteins:
- a CDS encoding dihydroorotase: protein METLILNATVCFPASPFNSKVCDILIVDNQIETIVLSSKKVFDKTSKKQLVFDAQKAIIAPSFVDLRSHGTDPGNEQKETLETLAKTAIAGGFTTVCVLPDSEPTTTNKAQVEYIVNQSNKLAAEVLPYGTLSHKMQGEQLSEMYDMHLAGAVGFSDANHAIKESGLMMRALQYSQIFGAKLFIHAEDLSLSTAGRMHEGKTSVVLGLKGIPAIAEEMAVKRDIELAKYCNAPIHFSHISSKGSVEIIKRAKAKGIPVTCDVAVANLCYIDEDLMQYNANLKLNPPLRGRDDRKALWNGLLDGTIDAIVTDHLPQNLELKEVEFEYASEGMIMLQTALPLLLANAPKNLDLTILIEKLSINPRKIINKAVPAFEKGAQAEFVIFNTQTTWLFNSTSNQSKSKNSFVFNKELTGKVLAVFNKQKLTIL from the coding sequence ATGGAAACTCTTATACTAAATGCCACTGTTTGCTTCCCTGCAAGCCCTTTTAATAGCAAAGTTTGCGATATTTTAATAGTTGATAATCAGATTGAAACTATTGTGTTGAGCAGTAAAAAGGTGTTTGATAAAACATCGAAAAAACAACTGGTATTTGATGCCCAAAAAGCCATTATAGCCCCTTCCTTTGTTGATTTGCGTTCACACGGAACCGACCCCGGTAATGAGCAAAAGGAAACACTGGAAACTTTAGCCAAAACGGCTATTGCAGGCGGTTTTACTACCGTTTGCGTATTGCCTGACAGTGAACCCACCACAACCAACAAAGCACAGGTAGAATATATTGTTAACCAGTCAAATAAATTAGCTGCCGAGGTATTACCATACGGTACTTTAAGCCATAAAATGCAGGGAGAGCAGTTAAGCGAAATGTACGATATGCATTTGGCCGGAGCTGTTGGTTTCAGCGATGCCAACCATGCCATTAAAGAAAGTGGCTTAATGATGCGCGCTTTGCAATACAGCCAGATATTTGGTGCTAAATTATTTATACATGCCGAAGATTTGAGTTTAAGTACCGCAGGCAGAATGCACGAAGGTAAAACAAGCGTTGTTTTAGGCTTAAAAGGCATTCCGGCTATAGCCGAAGAAATGGCTGTAAAACGCGATATTGAATTGGCTAAATATTGTAATGCACCTATTCATTTTTCGCACATATCAAGCAAAGGTTCAGTTGAAATTATAAAAAGAGCAAAAGCAAAAGGAATACCCGTAACCTGTGATGTGGCAGTAGCCAACTTGTGTTATATTGATGAAGATTTAATGCAGTACAATGCCAACCTGAAACTCAATCCGCCTTTGCGTGGCCGTGATGACAGGAAGGCTTTATGGAACGGTTTACTGGATGGTACTATTGATGCAATTGTTACCGACCATTTACCACAAAATTTAGAACTGAAAGAAGTGGAGTTTGAGTATGCCAGCGAAGGAATGATTATGCTGCAAACAGCCTTACCATTATTATTGGCCAATGCTCCTAAAAATTTAGACTTAACCATACTTATTGAAAAACTAAGTATCAACCCCCGAAAAATTATTAATAAAGCAGTGCCTGCTTTTGAAAAAGGTGCACAGGCAGAGTTTGTTATTTTCAATACACAAACAACCTGGTTATTTAATAGCACCAGCAACCAATCCAAATCAAAAAACTCATTTGTTTTCAATAAAGAGTTAACCGGAAAAGTATTGGCTGTTTTCAATAAACAAAAATTAACTATCCTATAA
- a CDS encoding DUF4199 domain-containing protein, with protein MIQDTTQSTHWQLVIKYAIAYALSFIGFQLLLFIASVEQDKIKWIVFIINMAISFAVLFISLRSRRNEQLGGYISYGKALATGSLILLLASAVMAVWTYIFSAFIDADGIKASMELAKRQMIENGASEEQIAMGKKMADIFSSPSALAVTSFFGTFIIGFIVLLITGIFVQKVNPDEAYNQLEQ; from the coding sequence ATGATACAGGACACAACACAATCAACCCATTGGCAACTGGTAATAAAGTATGCCATTGCTTATGCATTATCGTTTATAGGTTTTCAATTGTTGTTGTTTATAGCATCTGTTGAACAGGATAAAATTAAGTGGATTGTTTTTATTATTAATATGGCCATATCGTTTGCCGTATTATTCATCAGCTTACGAAGCAGGCGTAACGAGCAATTAGGAGGCTACATCAGTTATGGTAAAGCCTTGGCAACAGGTTCACTTATATTGTTATTAGCCTCTGCAGTAATGGCAGTATGGACTTATATATTTTCAGCCTTTATTGATGCGGATGGTATCAAAGCATCCATGGAGTTAGCCAAGCGCCAAATGATAGAGAATGGGGCAAGTGAGGAGCAAATAGCGATGGGTAAAAAAATGGCTGATATTTTCAGCTCTCCATCAGCATTAGCTGTTACTTCATTTTTCGGCACTTTTATTATAGGTTTTATAGTCCTTTTAATTACAGGCATTTTTGTTCAAAAAGTGAATCCGGATGAGGCGTACAATCAGCTTGAACAATAA
- a CDS encoding glycosyltransferase family 2 protein gives MNISVVIPFLNEEESLPELLAWIERVMLANQFSYEIILVDDGSTDNSWAVVEQHAQINTNIKGIKFRRNYGKSAALNVAFHKAVGTVVITMDADMQDSPDEIPELYRMIVEENYDLVSGWKKKRYDPISKTIPTKIFNWATQRMSGIKLNDFNCGLKSYKLEVVKAIEVYNEMHRYIPVLAKWNGYRKIGEKVVEHRARKYGTTKFGLERFINGFLDLLTIFFVSKFGKKPMHFFGVLGTLSFLFGFGVTAFLVFQKIYYAIQNWPYGRNITDQPLFYIALVAAIIGVQLFLAGFIGELISRNSSDRNQYGITKTLGYND, from the coding sequence ATAAATATTTCGGTAGTTATACCATTTTTAAATGAAGAAGAATCGTTGCCAGAATTATTGGCTTGGATTGAGCGTGTAATGTTAGCAAACCAATTTAGCTACGAAATTATTTTGGTTGACGATGGCAGTACCGATAATAGTTGGGCAGTAGTGGAGCAACATGCACAAATAAACACAAACATAAAAGGCATAAAATTCAGACGCAATTATGGTAAATCAGCTGCGCTGAATGTAGCATTTCACAAAGCTGTTGGCACTGTAGTTATTACCATGGATGCCGATATGCAGGATAGCCCGGATGAAATACCTGAGCTATACCGCATGATTGTAGAAGAAAACTACGACTTAGTAAGCGGTTGGAAAAAAAAGCGTTACGACCCTATTTCTAAAACCATTCCTACCAAAATATTTAACTGGGCTACCCAACGCATGAGTGGCATTAAGTTGAACGACTTTAACTGTGGCTTAAAATCATATAAGCTGGAAGTAGTAAAAGCCATTGAAGTATATAACGAAATGCATCGCTACATACCGGTACTGGCCAAATGGAACGGGTATAGAAAAATAGGGGAGAAAGTAGTAGAGCACAGAGCCCGGAAATACGGAACTACCAAGTTTGGTTTAGAAAGATTTATCAATGGCTTTTTAGATTTATTAACCATATTTTTTGTTTCCAAGTTTGGCAAAAAGCCCATGCACTTTTTTGGTGTATTAGGTACCCTGTCATTTCTTTTTGGTTTTGGTGTTACCGCCTTTTTAGTATTCCAAAAAATATATTACGCTATACAAAACTGGCCGTATGGCCGCAATATAACCGATCAACCTTTGTTTTATATAGCCCTTGTAGCAGCTATTATTGGCGTACAATTGTTTTTAGCCGGATTTATTGGCGAGCTTATCAGCCGCAATTCATCAGACAGGAACCAATATGGTATAACCAAAACTTTAGGGTATAATGACTAA
- a CDS encoding glycosyltransferase produces MTKKKVLIIGPAWPLRGGLATYDERLCREFLNEGHECEIASFSLQYPEILFPGKTQLSDDAQPTDITILPIINSINPFNWLSVGNKLKNKQYDLVIIRYWMSFMAPALGTIARIIKSNGKTKIIAITDNIIPHEQQFFDTAFTQYFIDACDGFLAMSREVSTHVDLFTNGKPKTYVAHPMYDMFGPLLDKTAAKQQLGLDVNYNYLLFFGFIRKYKGLSLLLDSLKELKQIVPNIKLIVAGEFYENSEPYLNQIKNLGLEDDVILRTDFIPNQQVGVYFSAADIVVQTYLNATQSGVTQIAYYYNKPMLVTDVGGLAELVPHEVVGYVVPRDSNIIANALHGFYTEQKEEQFRANIEIEKQKFTWKYLTEQLLSL; encoded by the coding sequence ATGACTAAAAAAAAAGTTTTAATTATTGGTCCGGCCTGGCCTTTAAGAGGGGGCTTGGCTACCTACGATGAACGTTTGTGCAGGGAGTTTTTAAACGAAGGGCACGAATGCGAAATAGCCAGTTTCTCTTTACAATATCCTGAAATTTTATTTCCCGGCAAAACACAATTGAGTGACGATGCACAGCCAACGGATATAACCATATTACCCATTATTAATTCCATTAACCCGTTTAACTGGTTAAGCGTAGGTAATAAATTAAAAAACAAACAGTACGACTTAGTTATTATCAGGTATTGGATGAGCTTTATGGCACCCGCTTTGGGTACTATTGCCCGTATTATTAAATCCAACGGCAAAACAAAAATTATTGCCATAACCGATAATATAATTCCGCACGAGCAACAGTTTTTCGATACCGCTTTTACCCAATATTTTATTGATGCCTGCGATGGTTTTTTAGCCATGAGCAGAGAGGTTTCAACCCATGTAGATTTGTTTACCAATGGCAAGCCCAAAACCTATGTGGCACATCCCATGTACGATATGTTTGGGCCCTTGCTGGATAAAACAGCAGCCAAACAACAATTGGGTTTAGATGTAAACTATAATTACCTGTTGTTTTTTGGGTTTATAAGAAAATACAAAGGCTTGAGCTTATTGCTCGATAGCTTAAAAGAGCTGAAACAAATAGTACCCAATATAAAATTAATAGTAGCAGGTGAGTTTTACGAAAACAGCGAACCCTATTTGAACCAGATAAAAAATTTAGGATTAGAAGACGATGTAATTTTACGCACCGATTTTATTCCCAATCAACAAGTAGGCGTTTATTTTTCGGCAGCCGATATAGTAGTGCAAACCTATTTAAACGCTACCCAGAGTGGCGTTACCCAAATAGCCTATTATTATAACAAACCCATGCTGGTAACCGATGTGGGAGGTCTGGCAGAGCTGGTTCCACATGAAGTAGTAGGTTATGTAGTACCGCGCGATTCAAATATTATAGCCAATGCTTTGCATGGGTTTTATACGGAGCAAAAAGAAGAACAATTCAGGGCAAACATTGAAATAGAAAAACAAAAGTTTACTTGGAAATATTTAACCGAACAATTGTTATCTCTGTGA
- a CDS encoding T9SS type A sorting domain-containing protein has product MKNNYKNKVFNPFIWLLAIAVNLVSWSNISAQTCTTVLATQNFETGSTTMPSGWTSLLTSGSGAQWQNATASSYVYVGTSGVMTAKSGTQAAWFNGYAYNTGNNAALVSPSFSLSSRAASDSVTVSFWVYRHNAYTAYAGSPITVYVNTTNSLSGATAISPAMPCFTASAPSVPSVGWYLMRFNIPASFVGATNYVLINCASDYWNDVLVDDISIVRYNTTQSYVGSRAFQPTTAGASAGIPNQQILSLGIATAAYDTAGLLATQFDFNTANTLNVAGITAAKLYYTGANKVFSTANLFGTATSPSGAFTITGSRSLKDLAGLCVGDTAWFWLVYDLASTASDTVNASWTSAVLASSTITPSVSMPGRGRLVANPLSGAYTIGGSGARNYTTFAAAFSDLTNLGVSGPVTFTVAAGTYTGQLTVPQNMLNVSATNNVVFDGVNPATRIITSSTSGGSTLLLNKCRYVTFRNFTIANTVSGAGTAVAIVSTTTGYEGTGCQLIGNIINLPNVGTNTSYAISITGTANGHGQATFSADSIIIDSNTINGGYYGISAYNCCTASSLYVRGMKIRGNTINNVFYMGMYLYYIYNAIDVLNNTVTMLPTSTSSYGIYYYYNQNSSSIPTQIIGNKVYNGYYYGMYIYYPVSNASTTLKVYNNLVTNLTTATATAYPVYVYMGTGITEIYHNTFIQNAAASSNTYSALYYSGTTTNVNIKNNVLANRNTSSAGLGLYCGVNPSGNTINYNIYHNAANTNLLYRGSLYNTTSYRTATAGGDSSYYSTSNPFVSTTNFNLVNGCIGKGVNMPNIPLDLVGNTRNTLPDPGAYEFTGGTANDLALDALLTPVAPVTLGSQDLVFRVRNVGNATVYNFNASYTLNSGTPVTQFWSGTLNTCDTASVSFTSSNQITLGASNAIKVFTDSPNSSTDPNRTNDTISVTYLAPLSGNFTINPALPSSATNFRSFGAADTALQAGIVGPVYITVAAGTYTGKINIRGGVIGASAINNIVFDGVSAASCILTSSSSAASTVLLNKCNYVTFRNFTINNTVSGNGTAIAILSTTTGYEGTGCAIKNNIINLPNVSSNTSYAINLTGSADGYGQATFSADSVLIDSNVINGGYYGINAYNCCTASPLYVRGLKIRNNTINNAYYMGMYIYYIYNAIDVLNNTVTMSTVSTSGYGIYFYYNQNSGTTPTQIIGNKIYNGFTSGLYVYYPINGSGTLRMYNNVSRNTRSTTGYGAYVYMASGVTEVFNNTFVQDAATTSATYSALYYSGTTSNVNIKNNILANRNASGSGLALYCAVNPGGNTINYNTYMNAANTNLLYRGTTYTAANYNTTTAGGDSSFYKTTSPFVSTTNLAITNGCGGKGVTNPNITTDVDGTVRNSPPDIGAYEFAGGASDDIAVDAILSPVFPVASGSTYVVARVRNVGLNPVYSFDLSYSVNGGAPTSTTWFGTLNACDTSSVSIPTPFTVVGNVQYTLKVFTSNPNSTTDPNRGNDTMTSTVATPLNGTYTIGATASDYTSFTAANTALQLRGVDGPVTFNVKTGTYNESINLVAAPGLSATNTVTFTSLANHVDSVKLTWNSTSGNNYVLSFTGNYYKVNKISIIQAGTTVSAYGVNVNGYASYDTLSSCKVRVPYYYLYFYTTAALYANNVSGTGMAYVNNSFAGSYYGVYYNGVSTARPSRTYFAGNTFDSSYYSPFYYLYYTNYTKIDNNTFNLSSPTATTTGYTYWYYNDSAFTFTNNRANFASGITTYWYNYYRANTVAARGLVANNSIASAGTLYYYWGNATTSNIDFYQNSYNMGGGYFYISNSGLTDIRFRNNIFSGTGSYSLYWTSLPSIATANSNYNLITSTGSSTPIYAGTGYTLDGFRAAAAGFERNSISYRAPYTSTTNLVPNAADTAVWAINGRGIHLAEVTTDKNNAVRPATIVEGAPDLGAFEVTPTALPPRAVATPATPAAGTTQLFTFGNDTVASITWDAFTTPPASIAVRQYSGKLPFNPGSGTPGLMYFYTDISVPTGTYLYNVNIYYKNQWFGTMFSNNAFFAKTDLKLAKKNASSTWVAGLDYASVVDTTRCILSGSGYTDFSQFTGFDNSNPLPVKITQFNGSLNANDAKLKWITASELNANQFVVERSLDAIKFVEAGKVKAAGNSTSLVSYDFVDRGAALLAKQSASIFYRLRTVDNDGSYEYSKTIELRADGSINEEVVVAPNPFTNNLSININAANSGTAKAELMDLSGKVLGTQNLNVDKGTNAISVQNIEQLNQGIYLLRVITNTGTQVFRIVKN; this is encoded by the coding sequence ATGAAAAACAACTACAAAAACAAAGTCTTTAACCCTTTTATTTGGCTGTTAGCCATTGCAGTGAACTTGGTTTCATGGAGCAATATCAGTGCACAGACCTGTACTACGGTTTTAGCAACTCAAAATTTTGAGACTGGTTCTACTACTATGCCTTCCGGCTGGACTTCTTTATTAACGAGTGGTAGTGGTGCTCAATGGCAAAATGCTACAGCATCTAGTTACGTTTATGTTGGAACAAGTGGAGTAATGACTGCTAAATCGGGTACTCAAGCTGCTTGGTTTAATGGTTATGCTTACAACACCGGAAACAATGCTGCTTTAGTTTCTCCATCTTTTAGTTTAAGTAGCAGAGCTGCGAGCGACTCTGTAACTGTTTCTTTCTGGGTGTATCGCCATAATGCATATACTGCTTATGCGGGTTCTCCTATTACTGTGTATGTGAATACAACAAACAGCTTATCTGGTGCAACTGCAATTTCACCGGCAATGCCTTGTTTCACAGCATCTGCACCATCAGTACCTTCTGTAGGATGGTATTTAATGAGATTTAATATCCCTGCTTCTTTTGTAGGTGCAACTAATTATGTATTGATTAATTGTGCTTCTGATTACTGGAATGATGTATTAGTTGATGATATTTCTATTGTACGTTATAATACTACTCAAAGCTATGTTGGTTCTAGAGCATTTCAACCAACTACAGCCGGAGCTTCTGCCGGTATTCCTAATCAACAAATTTTAAGTTTAGGTATTGCTACTGCTGCTTATGATACAGCAGGTTTATTAGCTACTCAATTTGATTTCAATACTGCTAATACTTTAAACGTTGCGGGCATTACTGCTGCTAAATTATATTACACAGGTGCTAATAAAGTATTTTCAACTGCCAATTTATTTGGTACTGCAACTTCTCCAAGTGGTGCTTTTACTATTACCGGTTCACGATCGTTAAAAGATTTAGCGGGTTTATGTGTGGGCGATACGGCTTGGTTTTGGTTAGTTTACGATTTAGCTTCAACAGCCAGTGATACTGTTAATGCTTCATGGACAAGTGCTGTTCTTGCTTCTTCTACTATTACTCCTTCAGTTTCAATGCCGGGAAGAGGCCGTTTAGTGGCTAATCCATTAAGTGGTGCTTATACTATTGGTGGTTCAGGTGCAAGAAACTATACCACATTTGCGGCAGCATTTTCTGATTTAACAAATTTAGGTGTGAGTGGCCCTGTAACATTCACAGTTGCTGCCGGTACTTATACTGGTCAGTTAACAGTTCCACAAAATATGTTGAATGTGAGTGCTACCAATAACGTAGTATTTGATGGTGTTAACCCTGCTACCCGTATTATTACTTCTTCAACTTCTGGAGGGTCTACTTTATTACTTAACAAATGTAGATATGTAACTTTCCGTAACTTTACTATTGCTAATACTGTTTCAGGTGCTGGTACAGCTGTTGCTATTGTAAGTACTACTACTGGTTATGAAGGTACAGGTTGCCAGTTAATTGGTAATATTATTAATTTACCAAACGTAGGTACTAATACAAGTTATGCAATCAGTATTACAGGTACTGCTAATGGTCATGGACAAGCTACATTCTCTGCCGATTCAATTATAATTGATAGCAACACAATTAATGGAGGTTACTACGGTATCAGTGCATACAACTGCTGTACTGCTTCTTCATTATATGTACGTGGTATGAAAATAAGAGGTAATACCATTAACAATGTTTTTTACATGGGTATGTATTTATATTATATTTATAATGCTATAGATGTATTAAACAATACAGTAACAATGCTTCCTACTTCTACTTCAAGTTATGGTATTTACTATTACTATAACCAAAACAGTAGTTCAATACCAACACAAATTATAGGTAATAAAGTATATAATGGTTACTACTATGGTATGTATATTTACTATCCGGTTTCTAATGCAAGTACTACTTTAAAAGTGTATAACAACTTAGTAACTAACTTAACTACAGCTACTGCTACTGCTTATCCTGTTTATGTATATATGGGAACCGGTATAACTGAAATTTACCATAACACATTTATTCAAAATGCAGCAGCTTCAAGCAATACTTATTCTGCTTTGTATTATTCAGGTACTACTACTAACGTAAACATTAAAAACAATGTTTTAGCTAATAGAAATACTTCTAGTGCTGGTTTAGGTTTATATTGTGGTGTTAATCCATCAGGAAATACCATTAACTATAATATTTACCACAATGCGGCTAATACTAATTTATTATACAGAGGTTCTCTTTATAATACTACTAGTTATAGAACAGCTACAGCAGGTGGTGATAGCTCATACTATTCTACTTCAAATCCATTTGTAAGTACAACTAACTTTAATTTGGTGAATGGTTGTATAGGAAAAGGTGTTAACATGCCTAATATTCCTTTAGATTTAGTGGGTAATACCAGAAATACATTACCTGATCCGGGTGCTTATGAGTTTACTGGTGGTACTGCAAACGACTTAGCTCTTGATGCTTTATTAACTCCGGTTGCTCCAGTAACATTAGGTAGCCAGGATTTGGTATTCAGAGTACGTAACGTAGGTAATGCAACTGTTTATAATTTTAATGCTTCTTATACATTAAATAGTGGTACTCCTGTTACTCAATTTTGGTCGGGTACTTTAAATACTTGCGATACTGCATCTGTTTCATTTACAAGTTCAAATCAAATTACTTTAGGTGCATCAAATGCTATTAAAGTATTTACTGATTCTCCTAACTCATCAACTGATCCAAATAGAACAAATGATACTATTTCAGTAACTTATTTAGCTCCATTAAGTGGTAATTTTACCATTAACCCTGCTTTGCCTTCAAGTGCTACTAACTTTAGATCGTTTGGTGCTGCTGATACAGCTTTACAAGCTGGTATAGTTGGTCCGGTTTATATTACAGTTGCTGCCGGTACTTATACAGGTAAAATTAATATCAGAGGTGGTGTTATAGGAGCTTCGGCTATCAATAATATCGTTTTTGATGGTGTAAGTGCTGCTTCTTGTATCCTTACATCTTCATCTTCAGCTGCATCAACAGTATTGTTGAACAAATGTAATTATGTAACTTTCCGTAACTTTACTATCAATAACACTGTTTCAGGTAATGGAACAGCTATTGCTATTTTAAGTACTACTACGGGTTATGAAGGTACAGGTTGTGCTATTAAAAACAACATCATTAACTTACCGAATGTGAGTAGCAATACAAGTTATGCTATCAATCTTACGGGTAGTGCTGATGGATACGGACAAGCTACATTCTCAGCTGACTCTGTATTAATTGATAGTAATGTTATTAATGGTGGTTATTACGGTATCAATGCATACAACTGCTGTACTGCTTCTCCATTGTATGTACGTGGATTAAAAATAAGAAACAATACCATTAATAATGCTTATTACATGGGTATGTATATCTATTATATCTACAATGCTATTGATGTATTAAATAACACAGTAACCATGTCAACTGTTTCTACCTCAGGTTACGGTATTTATTTCTACTATAACCAAAACAGTGGAACTACGCCAACTCAAATTATTGGAAATAAAATTTACAATGGTTTCACCTCTGGTTTATATGTTTACTATCCTATTAATGGTTCAGGTACTTTACGTATGTACAATAACGTATCACGTAATACCCGCTCAACTACAGGTTACGGTGCTTATGTATATATGGCATCAGGAGTAACAGAAGTATTTAACAATACATTTGTTCAGGATGCTGCTACTACATCGGCTACCTACTCAGCTTTATATTATTCAGGTACTACCAGTAACGTAAATATTAAAAATAATATTTTAGCTAATAGAAATGCTTCAGGTTCAGGTTTAGCATTGTATTGTGCTGTAAATCCGGGTGGAAATACAATTAACTACAATACTTACATGAATGCTGCTAATACTAACTTATTATACAGAGGTACTACTTATACTGCTGCTAACTATAATACTACTACTGCAGGTGGTGATTCATCATTCTACAAAACTACTTCGCCATTTGTAAGCACTACTAACTTAGCTATAACTAATGGTTGTGGCGGAAAAGGTGTTACTAACCCTAATATTACTACTGACGTTGACGGAACCGTAAGAAATTCTCCTCCGGATATAGGAGCCTATGAATTTGCCGGTGGTGCTTCTGATGATATTGCTGTTGATGCAATACTAAGCCCTGTTTTCCCGGTAGCTTCTGGTTCAACTTATGTTGTTGCAAGAGTTAGAAACGTAGGTCTTAATCCTGTTTATTCATTTGATTTATCATACTCTGTAAATGGTGGAGCTCCGACTTCAACAACATGGTTTGGTACTTTAAATGCTTGTGATACATCAAGCGTAAGTATTCCTACTCCTTTTACCGTTGTAGGTAATGTTCAGTATACTTTAAAAGTATTTACTTCTAACCCTAACTCAACTACTGACCCTAACAGAGGTAATGATACCATGACTTCTACGGTAGCTACACCATTAAATGGAACTTACACCATTGGTGCAACTGCTTCTGATTATACTTCGTTTACTGCAGCTAATACTGCATTACAATTACGTGGAGTTGATGGTCCTGTTACTTTCAATGTTAAAACCGGAACTTACAATGAGTCAATTAACTTAGTTGCTGCTCCTGGTCTTTCTGCTACCAATACAGTTACATTTACTTCATTAGCTAACCATGTTGATTCGGTAAAATTAACTTGGAACTCTACTAGTGGTAATAATTATGTATTAAGTTTTACAGGTAACTACTATAAAGTAAACAAAATAAGCATTATTCAAGCAGGTACTACTGTTAGTGCTTATGGTGTAAACGTAAATGGTTATGCTTCTTACGATACATTGAGTAGCTGTAAAGTAAGAGTGCCTTACTACTATTTATATTTCTATACAACTGCTGCTTTATATGCAAATAACGTAAGTGGTACAGGTATGGCTTATGTTAATAATTCATTCGCTGGTTCGTATTATGGAGTATACTATAATGGTGTAAGCACTGCACGTCCTAGTAGAACTTATTTTGCAGGTAATACTTTTGATAGTTCATACTACTCACCATTCTATTACTTGTATTATACAAACTATACTAAGATTGATAATAATACATTTAACTTATCAAGCCCTACAGCTACTACTACAGGTTATACATACTGGTATTACAATGATTCAGCTTTTACATTTACTAATAACAGAGCAAACTTTGCTTCGGGTATAACTACCTACTGGTATAACTACTACCGTGCAAATACAGTTGCTGCAAGAGGTTTAGTTGCTAACAACAGTATTGCCAGCGCTGGTACATTATATTACTATTGGGGTAATGCTACCACTTCAAATATTGATTTCTACCAAAATAGTTACAATATGGGTGGTGGATATTTCTATATCTCTAACTCAGGTTTAACTGATATTAGATTCAGAAATAACATTTTCTCTGGAACAGGTTCATACAGTTTATATTGGACTTCATTACCAAGTATTGCTACTGCAAACTCTAACTATAACTTAATTACATCTACAGGTAGCAGTACTCCAATCTATGCGGGAACTGGCTATACATTAGATGGATTTAGAGCTGCTGCTGCTGGCTTTGAACGTAACTCAATCAGTTACCGTGCTCCATATACTTCAACTACTAATTTAGTTCCAAATGCGGCAGATACTGCAGTATGGGCAATTAATGGTCGTGGTATTCACTTAGCTGAGGTTACTACTGATAAAAACAATGCAGTTCGCCCTGCAACTATTGTTGAAGGTGCTCCTGATTTAGGTGCATTTGAAGTAACTCCAACTGCTTTACCTCCTAGAGCTGTTGCAACTCCTGCAACTCCTGCTGCCGGTACTACTCAGTTATTTACTTTTGGTAATGATACAGTAGCTTCTATCACTTGGGATGCATTTACAACTCCTCCTGCTTCTATTGCTGTTCGTCAATATAGTGGAAAACTACCTTTTAATCCAGGTTCAGGTACTCCAGGTTTAATGTATTTCTACACAGATATTTCAGTACCTACCGGTACTTACTTATACAACGTTAACATATACTATAAAAACCAATGGTTTGGAACAATGTTCAGTAACAATGCTTTCTTTGCTAAAACCGATTTAAAATTAGCTAAGAAAAATGCTTCAAGCACTTGGGTTGCAGGTTTAGACTATGCAAGTGTGGTTGATACTACAAGATGTATTTTATCTGGAAGCGGTTACACAGACTTCTCTCAATTTACAGGTTTTGATAACTCTAATCCATTACCGGTTAAAATTACTCAGTTTAACGGCAGCTTAAATGCTAACGATGCTAAATTGAAATGGATAACTGCAAGTGAATTAAACGCTAACCAATTTGTTGTTGAGCGCTCATTAGATGCTATCAAATTTGTTGAGGCAGGTAAAGTAAAAGCTGCAGGTAACTCAACTAGCTTAGTTTCTTACGATTTTGTTGACAGAGGTGCTGCTTTATTAGCAAAACAATCTGCTTCAATATTCTACAGATTAAGAACTGTTGACAATGATGGTAGCTACGAATATTCAAAAACAATTGAATTAAGAGCTGATGGTTCTATTAATGAAGAAGTAGTTGTTGCTCCAAATCCATTTACCAATAACTTAAGCATTAACATAAATGCAGCTAACAGCGGAACGGCTAAAGCGGAGTTAATGGATTTAAGTGGTAAAGTTTTAGGAACTCAAAACTTAAACGTTGATAAAGGAACTAACGCTATCTCTGTTCAAAATATCGAACAATTGAATCAAGGTATCTACTTATTACGTGTTATCACTAATACTGGAACTCAAGTATTCAGAATCGTTAAAAACTAA